Proteins encoded in a region of the Mycolicibacterium chitae genome:
- a CDS encoding DUF4190 domain-containing protein, protein MTNPNPNPDDPNRGESQQPADPFAPIDYPSGYPDPPAYAPPPDYPPPPPGYGAYPPPPPPGDYPPPPPGPPGYGAYPGGHPGGYGAPYDPYGPPVPMGTNNLATASLVTSIIGALLSLFCCLGGFLPVVGIVLGIAALNQIRQTHQQGRGMAIAGIVIGAITVVLLIVLFMVGVAIGVSGENWSP, encoded by the coding sequence ATGACGAACCCGAACCCGAATCCGGACGACCCGAACCGCGGCGAGTCCCAGCAACCCGCCGACCCCTTCGCGCCGATCGACTACCCCTCGGGTTATCCGGACCCGCCCGCGTACGCGCCGCCGCCGGACTATCCCCCGCCGCCGCCCGGGTACGGGGCCTATCCGCCGCCGCCGCCGCCGGGCGACTACCCGCCGCCACCGCCGGGTCCGCCCGGCTACGGCGCCTACCCCGGCGGCCACCCCGGCGGGTATGGCGCCCCGTACGACCCCTACGGTCCGCCGGTGCCGATGGGCACCAACAACCTGGCCACCGCGTCGCTGGTCACCTCGATCATCGGCGCGCTGCTGAGTTTGTTCTGCTGCCTCGGCGGTTTTCTGCCCGTCGTCGGCATCGTGCTCGGCATCGCCGCGCTCAACCAGATCCGCCAGACCCATCAGCAGGGCCGCGGCATGGCCATCGCCGGCATTGTCATCGGGGCCATCACCGTGGTGCTGTTGATCGTGCTGTTCATGGTGGGGGTGGCGATCGGCGTTTCCGGCGAGAACTGGTCGCCCTAG
- a CDS encoding DUF4190 domain-containing protein, producing MTAADGDPRPDPHIPEEWTPADLPPPVAPPVPGYDYGPPPVRSGIHPVAVAAMASSIAGFLPYFGGVLSIVGIVLGTVALNQIKQAPQNGYGLAVSAIVVGVTALIIGLIWTIYAMR from the coding sequence ATGACAGCCGCGGACGGCGACCCCCGCCCGGATCCGCACATTCCCGAGGAGTGGACCCCGGCCGACCTCCCGCCGCCCGTCGCCCCACCCGTGCCCGGCTACGACTACGGCCCGCCCCCGGTCCGGTCGGGGATCCACCCGGTGGCGGTGGCCGCGATGGCGTCCTCGATCGCGGGCTTCCTGCCCTACTTCGGTGGCGTGTTGTCGATTGTGGGCATCGTGCTGGGTACCGTGGCGCTCAACCAGATCAAGCAGGCCCCGCAGAACGGCTACGGGTTGGCGGTCTCCGCCATCGTCGTGGGGGTGACCGCCCTGATCATCGGGTTGATCTGGACCATTTACGCGATGCGATGA
- a CDS encoding general stress protein, which yields MTSPFQPGPAPGPGSAQAGASRRGPINLPTPPKGWPIGSYPTYAEAQRAVDYLSDQEFPVQQVTIVGVDLMQVERVTGRLSWPKVLGGGVLTGAWLGIFIGLVLGFFSPNPWAALLTGLVAGVFFGLITSAIPYAMARGTRDFSSTMQLVAGRYDVLCDPQNAERGRDLLARLTI from the coding sequence ATGACCAGTCCATTCCAGCCCGGTCCGGCCCCCGGCCCCGGTTCCGCCCAAGCCGGCGCCAGCCGGCGCGGCCCCATCAACCTGCCCACCCCGCCGAAGGGGTGGCCCATCGGCTCCTATCCCACCTACGCCGAGGCGCAGCGCGCCGTCGACTACCTGTCCGACCAGGAGTTCCCGGTCCAGCAGGTCACGATCGTCGGCGTCGATCTGATGCAGGTGGAGCGCGTCACCGGCCGGCTGTCCTGGCCCAAGGTGCTCGGCGGCGGCGTGCTGACCGGTGCGTGGCTGGGTATCTTCATCGGCCTGGTGCTGGGTTTCTTCAGCCCCAACCCGTGGGCGGCGCTGCTGACCGGCCTGGTCGCGGGCGTTTTCTTCGGCCTGATCACCTCGGCCATCCCGTACGCGATGGCCCGCGGCACCCGTGATTTCAGCTCGACGATGCAACTGGTGGCCGGGCGCTACGACGTGCTCTGCGACCCGCAGAACGCCGAGCGCGGACGGGACCTGCTGGCGCGCCTGACGATCTGA
- a CDS encoding extracellular solute-binding protein: MATRARSTGRRARLRRLGAGTLAALTAITGAAACSSQPEGLVVSFYTPASETATFTAVAKRCNEQLDGRFRIEQVSLPKGADDQRLQLARRLTGNDRTLDVMALDVVWTAEFAEAGWAVPFSEDPAGQAEADATANTLPGPLETAKWQGELYAAPVTTNTQLLWYRPDLMAGPPATWDGMVAEATRLHAAGQPSWIAVTAKQYEGLVVWFNTLLESAGGQVLSDDGKTVTLTDTDEHREATVKALSIMKAVATAPGADPSITQTDEGTARLALEQGNAALEVNWPFVLPSMLENALKGGVSFLPLDERPELASAINEVGTFSPTDEQFEAAYAESQKVFGFAPYPAVREGEPARVTLGGLNLAVAKTTRHPAEAFEAIRCIRNEENQQLTSIEGGLPAVRTSLYSDPAFQAKYPQYAIIQEQLTNAAVRPATPLYQAVSTMISATLAPITDIDPERTADELTEQVQKAIDGKGLIP; encoded by the coding sequence GTGGCAACACGCGCACGCTCGACGGGTCGGCGTGCCCGACTGAGAAGGCTCGGCGCCGGTACGCTCGCGGCCCTCACCGCGATCACCGGGGCCGCGGCCTGTAGCTCGCAGCCCGAGGGGCTGGTCGTCAGCTTCTACACCCCGGCCAGCGAGACCGCGACGTTCACCGCGGTGGCCAAGCGGTGCAATGAGCAACTCGACGGCCGCTTCCGGATCGAGCAGGTCAGCCTGCCCAAGGGCGCCGACGATCAGCGCCTGCAACTGGCCCGTCGGCTCACCGGCAACGACCGCACCCTGGACGTGATGGCGCTCGACGTGGTGTGGACCGCCGAGTTCGCCGAAGCCGGTTGGGCGGTACCGTTTTCCGAGGATCCCGCCGGTCAGGCCGAGGCCGACGCCACCGCCAACACCCTGCCGGGCCCGCTGGAGACCGCGAAGTGGCAGGGCGAGCTGTACGCCGCGCCGGTGACCACCAACACCCAGTTGCTCTGGTACCGGCCCGATTTGATGGCCGGCCCGCCGGCCACCTGGGACGGCATGGTCGCCGAGGCCACCCGGTTGCACGCCGCCGGCCAGCCCAGCTGGATCGCGGTGACGGCCAAGCAGTACGAGGGCCTGGTGGTGTGGTTCAACACACTGCTGGAAAGCGCCGGCGGACAGGTGCTTTCCGACGACGGCAAGACGGTGACCCTGACCGACACCGACGAGCACCGCGAGGCCACGGTCAAGGCCCTGTCGATCATGAAGGCCGTGGCGACTGCGCCCGGCGCGGACCCGTCGATCACCCAGACCGACGAGGGCACCGCCCGGCTGGCCCTCGAGCAGGGCAACGCCGCGCTGGAAGTCAACTGGCCGTTCGTCCTTCCGTCGATGTTGGAGAACGCGCTCAAGGGCGGGGTGTCGTTCCTCCCGCTCGACGAGCGACCCGAGTTGGCGAGCGCGATCAACGAGGTCGGCACGTTCTCGCCGACCGACGAGCAGTTCGAGGCCGCCTACGCCGAGAGCCAGAAGGTGTTCGGTTTCGCGCCGTATCCGGCGGTGCGCGAGGGGGAACCGGCCCGGGTCACCCTCGGCGGGCTCAACCTCGCCGTCGCCAAGACCACGCGGCACCCGGCGGAGGCGTTCGAGGCCATCCGCTGCATCCGTAACGAGGAGAACCAGCAGCTCACCTCGATCGAGGGGGGTCTGCCGGCGGTGCGTACCTCGCTGTACTCCGATCCGGCCTTCCAGGCGAAGTACCCGCAGTACGCGATCATCCAGGAGCAGCTGACCAATGCCGCGGTCCGCCCGGCCACCCCGCTGTACCAGGCGGTGTCGACCATGATCTCGGCGACGTTGGCGCCGATCACCGACATCGATCCGGAGCGCACGGCCGACGAACTCACCGAGCAGGTGCAGAAGGCGATCGACGGGAAGGGCCTGATCCCGTGA
- a CDS encoding carbohydrate ABC transporter permease: MTITAEAPSKQLSDDRKAERKLAFLLIAPAVFLMVAVTAYPIGYAVWLSLQRYNLAQPDDTAFVGLSNYVTVLTDGYWWSALAVTSAVTVISVAIEFALGLALALVMHRTIFGKGLVRTVVLIPYGIVTVAAAYSWYYAWTPGTGYLANLLPDGAAPLTEQWPSLAVVILAEVWKTTPFMALLLLAGLALVPDDLLKAAQVDGAGPWRRLISIILPMMKPAILVALLFRTLDAFRIFDNIYVLTAGANNTASVSILGYDNLFKGFSIGLGSAISVLVFICVAIIAFVFIKLFGASAPGADSEGR, translated from the coding sequence GTGACGATTACCGCCGAGGCGCCGTCGAAGCAGCTCAGCGACGATCGCAAAGCCGAACGCAAGCTCGCCTTCCTGCTGATCGCCCCGGCGGTCTTCCTGATGGTCGCGGTCACCGCGTATCCCATCGGCTACGCGGTGTGGCTGAGCCTGCAGCGCTACAACCTCGCCCAGCCCGACGACACGGCTTTCGTGGGCCTGAGCAACTACGTCACCGTCCTCACCGACGGCTACTGGTGGTCGGCGTTGGCGGTCACCTCCGCGGTCACCGTGATCTCGGTGGCGATCGAGTTCGCGCTCGGCCTGGCGCTGGCGCTGGTGATGCACCGCACCATTTTCGGAAAAGGCTTGGTGCGCACCGTCGTTCTGATCCCGTACGGCATCGTCACCGTCGCCGCCGCGTACAGCTGGTACTACGCCTGGACGCCGGGCACCGGCTATCTGGCCAACCTGCTGCCCGACGGGGCGGCGCCGCTGACCGAGCAGTGGCCGTCGCTGGCGGTGGTGATCCTCGCCGAGGTGTGGAAGACCACCCCGTTCATGGCGCTGCTGCTGCTGGCCGGCCTGGCGTTGGTGCCCGACGATCTGCTCAAGGCCGCCCAGGTGGACGGCGCCGGTCCGTGGCGGCGGCTGATCAGCATTATCCTGCCGATGATGAAGCCGGCGATCCTGGTGGCGCTGCTGTTCCGGACGCTGGACGCCTTCCGCATCTTCGACAACATCTACGTCCTGACCGCGGGCGCGAACAACACCGCCTCGGTCTCGATCCTCGGTTACGACAACCTGTTCAAGGGTTTCTCGATCGGGCTGGGGTCGGCGATCAGCGTGCTGGTCTTCATTTGTGTGGCGATCATCGCGTTCGTCTTCATCAAGTTGTTCGGCGCCTCGGCGCCGGGGGCAGACAGCGAGGGGCGCTAG
- a CDS encoding carbohydrate ABC transporter permease, which translates to MSPGRATRWAVVNIVVVIYALLPVLWILSLSLKPTSMVKDGNLIPTQITFDNYRAIFSGGATNIFNSALINSIGIGLITTVIAVVIGGMAAYAIARLDFPGKKLLVGMALLIAMFPQISLVTPLFNMWRNIGLFDTWAGLVIPYITFALPLAIYTLSAFFREIPWDLEKAAKMDGATPAQAFRRVIAPLAAPGIVTAAILVFIFAWNDLLLALSLTATKSAITAPVAIANFTGSSQFEEPTGSIAAGAMVITIPIIVFVLIFQRRIVAGLTSGAVKG; encoded by the coding sequence GTGAGTCCGGGCCGGGCCACCCGGTGGGCCGTCGTCAACATCGTCGTGGTGATCTACGCACTGCTGCCGGTGCTGTGGATCCTGTCGCTGTCGCTCAAGCCGACGTCGATGGTCAAGGACGGCAACCTCATCCCGACACAGATCACCTTCGACAACTATCGGGCGATCTTCAGCGGCGGCGCCACCAACATCTTCAACTCGGCGCTGATCAACTCCATCGGCATCGGCCTGATCACCACGGTGATCGCCGTCGTCATCGGCGGCATGGCGGCCTACGCGATCGCCCGACTGGACTTCCCCGGTAAGAAGCTGCTGGTGGGGATGGCGCTGTTGATCGCGATGTTCCCCCAGATCTCGCTGGTGACACCGCTTTTCAACATGTGGCGCAACATCGGCCTGTTCGACACCTGGGCCGGGCTGGTGATCCCGTACATCACCTTCGCGCTGCCGCTGGCCATCTACACGCTCTCGGCGTTCTTCCGGGAGATCCCGTGGGATCTGGAGAAGGCCGCCAAGATGGACGGCGCCACGCCCGCGCAGGCCTTCCGGCGGGTGATCGCGCCGCTGGCGGCCCCGGGCATCGTGACCGCGGCCATCCTGGTGTTCATCTTCGCCTGGAACGACCTGCTGCTCGCGTTGTCGCTGACCGCCACCAAGTCGGCCATCACCGCCCCGGTGGCGATCGCCAACTTCACCGGCAGTTCGCAATTCGAGGAACCGACGGGTTCGATTGCGGCCGGCGCGATGGTGATCACCATCCCGATCATTGTCTTTGTCCTGATCTTCCAACGGCGCATTGTCGCCGGCTTGACCTCCGGCGCGGTGAAAGGTTAG
- a CDS encoding ABC transporter ATP-binding protein produces MAEIVLSHVTKSYPDGKGVRTAVKDLSITIADGEFIILVGPSGCGKSTTLNMIAGLEDITSGELTIGGQRVNEKAAKDRDIAMVFQSYALYPHMTVRQNIAFPLTLAKLPKAEITKKVEETAKVLDLTDFLDRKPSQLSGGQRQRVAMGRAIVRDPKAFLMDEPLSNLDAKLRVQMRGEIARLQQRLGTTTVYVTHDQTEAMTLGDRVVVMRAGVAQQIGSPDELYSRPANLFVAGFIGSPSMNFLPATLTPVGVELPFGEVTLTQELLDNIATHPTPKNVIVGIRPEHFEDAALLDGYQRIRALTFDVKADLVESLGADKYVYFTVSGGSAHSEQLAELAAESGAGANEFVARVATDSTATAGSTVSLAFDSSKILVFDADSGVNLTLPAPGRA; encoded by the coding sequence ATGGCCGAGATCGTTCTCTCGCATGTGACCAAGAGTTACCCCGACGGCAAGGGTGTGCGCACCGCCGTCAAGGATCTGTCGATCACCATCGCCGACGGCGAGTTCATCATCCTCGTCGGGCCTTCCGGCTGCGGGAAGTCCACCACGCTGAACATGATCGCCGGCCTCGAGGACATCACCTCCGGCGAGCTGACCATCGGCGGCCAGCGGGTCAACGAGAAGGCCGCCAAGGACCGCGACATCGCCATGGTGTTCCAGTCCTACGCGCTCTACCCGCACATGACGGTGCGGCAGAACATCGCGTTCCCGCTGACGTTGGCCAAGCTGCCCAAGGCCGAGATCACCAAGAAGGTCGAGGAGACCGCCAAGGTTCTCGACCTCACCGACTTCCTGGATCGCAAGCCGTCGCAGCTCTCCGGCGGTCAGCGCCAGCGCGTCGCCATGGGGCGCGCGATCGTGCGTGATCCCAAGGCGTTCCTGATGGACGAGCCGCTGTCGAACCTCGACGCCAAGCTGCGGGTGCAGATGCGCGGTGAGATCGCCCGGCTACAGCAGCGGCTCGGCACTACCACCGTCTACGTCACCCACGACCAGACCGAGGCGATGACGCTCGGCGACCGCGTGGTGGTGATGCGCGCCGGGGTGGCCCAGCAGATCGGTTCCCCCGACGAGCTGTACTCGCGGCCGGCGAACCTGTTCGTGGCCGGGTTCATCGGCTCCCCGTCGATGAACTTCCTGCCGGCGACCCTGACCCCGGTGGGCGTCGAATTGCCGTTCGGCGAGGTGACTTTGACCCAGGAACTGCTGGACAACATCGCCACGCATCCGACCCCGAAGAACGTCATCGTCGGTATCCGCCCGGAGCATTTCGAGGACGCCGCGCTGCTCGACGGCTACCAGCGCATCCGGGCGTTGACCTTCGACGTGAAGGCCGACCTGGTCGAATCGCTGGGTGCCGACAAGTACGTGTACTTCACCGTCTCCGGCGGCAGCGCGCACTCCGAGCAACTGGCCGAGCTGGCGGCCGAATCCGGCGCCGGCGCCAACGAATTCGTCGCCCGGGTGGCCACCGATTCGACGGCCACCGCCGGGTCGACGGTCAGCCTGGCCTTCGATTCGTCGAAGATCCTGGTGTTCGACGCGGACTCCGGGGTCAACCTGACGTTGCCCGCGCCGGGACGCGCGTGA
- a CDS encoding suppressor of fused domain protein, which produces MTAVLDEVRAHVRAHFAATGLDAEPGSASVTFLGVERIEVLRFGPDADGVLHYVSLGCSRHPMGDPAAVAADPVRGPRAEVVVSLRNTTPTPGIARTVALLAATPAVDGLVLVEDALIDLGSSLWAQQPGHAPLSAVLLGPGSIDELALAAPMEPVRFLAATPISANEAAWVRLKGVEELRGTWAQDGTDILDPARV; this is translated from the coding sequence GTGACCGCAGTCCTCGACGAGGTGCGCGCGCACGTGCGCGCGCACTTCGCCGCGACCGGCCTGGACGCCGAACCCGGCTCGGCCAGCGTGACTTTCCTGGGTGTCGAGCGCATCGAGGTGCTGCGCTTCGGGCCCGACGCCGACGGGGTGTTGCACTACGTGTCGCTGGGCTGTTCGCGTCACCCGATGGGGGACCCGGCGGCCGTGGCCGCCGACCCGGTGCGCGGCCCACGCGCCGAAGTCGTTGTCAGCCTGCGTAATACGACGCCGACCCCCGGCATCGCCCGGACGGTGGCGCTGCTGGCGGCCACCCCGGCCGTCGACGGTCTGGTGTTGGTCGAGGACGCGCTGATCGACCTGGGGTCGTCGCTGTGGGCGCAGCAGCCCGGGCATGCCCCGCTGTCTGCGGTGCTGCTGGGTCCGGGCTCGATCGACGAGCTGGCGCTGGCGGCGCCGATGGAGCCGGTCCGGTTCCTGGCCGCCACCCCGATCTCGGCCAACGAGGCGGCGTGGGTGCGGCTCAAGGGCGTCGAGGAGTTGCGCGGCACCTGGGCCCAGGACGGCACCGACATCCTCGACCCCGCCCGCGTCTGA
- a CDS encoding IS110 family transposase, whose protein sequence is MVVLGADVHKRSHTFVAVDDRGRKAGEKTVPATTEGHLKALAWAKTNFGEDLLWGIEDCRNLSARLERDLLSAGQKVVRVAPKLMAHERAGARTQGKSDPIDALAVARAVLRHPDLPVAAHDEVSRELKLLVDRREDLVAQRTSTINRLLGRIHELDPTQILKKKALTRAKAQTAMAAWLATIDGLLAELATDELGDIIRLTLSINELEKRIGTAVRAVAPQLLALPGCAELTAAKIVGETAGITRFKNEAAFACHTGTAPIPVWSGNTAGRVRLSRAGNRQLNAALYRIALTQTRLADSPGQTYYRKRIDQDGKTKAEALRCLKRRLARVVYNRLHADEQSRHHTHQTAAA, encoded by the coding sequence ATGGTGGTTCTTGGAGCCGATGTACACAAGCGCAGCCACACCTTCGTCGCCGTCGACGACCGGGGCCGCAAAGCAGGAGAAAAGACCGTCCCCGCCACCACCGAAGGCCATCTCAAGGCGTTGGCTTGGGCCAAGACCAACTTCGGTGAGGACCTGCTGTGGGGTATCGAAGACTGCCGCAATCTATCAGCGCGCCTGGAGCGGGACCTGTTGTCGGCGGGTCAGAAGGTCGTGCGGGTCGCACCGAAGCTGATGGCCCACGAACGCGCCGGCGCACGCACCCAAGGCAAATCCGACCCCATCGACGCGCTGGCCGTGGCCCGCGCAGTCCTGCGCCACCCGGATCTGCCCGTAGCCGCTCACGACGAGGTCTCCCGCGAACTCAAACTGCTCGTCGATCGACGCGAAGACCTTGTCGCCCAACGCACCTCGACGATCAACCGACTGCTGGGCCGCATCCACGAACTCGACCCCACCCAAATCTTGAAGAAGAAAGCACTCACCCGCGCCAAAGCCCAGACCGCCATGGCCGCCTGGCTGGCCACCATCGACGGGCTACTCGCCGAGCTGGCCACCGACGAACTCGGTGACATCATCCGGCTCACCCTGAGCATCAACGAACTCGAGAAGCGCATCGGCACCGCGGTGCGGGCAGTGGCCCCCCAGCTGCTGGCACTGCCCGGCTGCGCCGAGTTGACCGCCGCCAAGATCGTCGGCGAAACCGCCGGCATCACCCGCTTCAAAAACGAAGCCGCGTTCGCCTGCCACACCGGCACCGCCCCCATCCCGGTCTGGTCAGGCAACACCGCCGGCCGGGTACGTCTGAGCAGAGCAGGCAACCGACAACTCAACGCCGCCCTCTACCGCATCGCCCTCACCCAGACCCGCCTAGCCGACAGCCCCGGCCAGACCTACTACCGCAAACGCATCGACCAGGACGGCAAAACCAAAGCCGAGGCACTGCGCTGCCTCAAACGACGCCTGGCACGAGTCGTCTACAACCGCCTCCACGCCGACGAACAATCACGACACCACACCCACCAAACCGCCGCCGCTTGA
- the corA gene encoding magnesium/cobalt transporter CorA, whose amino-acid sequence MPSFRAGSISARGANRGGGADSRRYPRPVSGAMVDCAVYVDGERLPGHFTHAAAIGRARELEQSGRKAYVWIGLHEPNEHQMHSVAEVFDIHPLAVEDAVHAHQRPKLERYDNTLFLVLKTVNYVEHESVLLTREIVETGEIMVFVGADFVVTVRHGDHSGLAGVRKSLEERPRQLALGPYAVMHAIADHVVDSYLDVTTLMEVDIDAIEEETFSPASKTDIGQIYMLKREVVELRRAVAPLSVELGRINSEHRDLLSKELVRYMRDVLDHQTQAADRIASYDEMLSSLVHAALAKVSVQQNIDMRKISAWVAIAAVPTMIAGVYGMNFEYMPELDERWAYPAVLLLMLTVCSLLYAVFRRNHWL is encoded by the coding sequence ATGCCGTCGTTTCGAGCAGGGTCGATCTCCGCGCGCGGGGCAAACCGGGGCGGCGGCGCGGACTCTCGACGCTACCCGCGCCCGGTCTCCGGGGCGATGGTCGACTGCGCGGTCTACGTGGACGGCGAGCGCCTGCCGGGTCATTTCACCCACGCCGCGGCGATCGGCCGGGCACGGGAATTGGAGCAGTCCGGCCGCAAGGCCTACGTCTGGATCGGCCTGCACGAACCCAATGAACACCAGATGCATTCGGTGGCGGAGGTTTTCGACATCCACCCGCTGGCCGTCGAGGACGCGGTGCACGCCCATCAGCGGCCCAAGCTCGAGCGCTACGACAACACGCTGTTCCTGGTGCTCAAGACCGTCAATTACGTTGAGCACGAGTCGGTTCTGCTGACCCGCGAGATCGTCGAGACCGGCGAGATCATGGTGTTCGTGGGTGCGGACTTCGTCGTGACCGTGCGGCACGGCGACCATTCGGGATTGGCCGGCGTGCGCAAGTCGCTCGAGGAGCGGCCCCGGCAGCTGGCGTTGGGCCCCTACGCCGTCATGCACGCCATCGCCGACCACGTCGTCGACAGCTACCTCGACGTGACCACGCTGATGGAAGTCGACATCGACGCGATCGAGGAGGAGACGTTCTCCCCCGCCAGCAAGACCGACATCGGGCAGATCTACATGCTCAAGCGCGAGGTGGTGGAGTTGCGGCGGGCCGTGGCGCCGCTGTCGGTCGAACTCGGACGGATCAACTCCGAGCACCGGGATCTGCTGTCCAAGGAGCTGGTCCGCTACATGCGCGACGTCCTGGACCACCAGACCCAGGCCGCCGACCGGATCGCCAGCTACGACGAGATGCTGTCCTCGCTGGTGCACGCGGCGTTGGCGAAGGTGAGCGTGCAGCAGAACATAGACATGCGCAAGATCTCGGCGTGGGTGGCCATCGCGGCGGTCCCGACGATGATCGCCGGCGTGTACGGGATGAACTTCGAGTACATGCCCGAACTCGACGAACGCTGGGCTTATCCGGCGGTGCTGCTGCTGATGCTGACGGTGTGTTCGCTGCTGTACGCCGTCTTTCGGCGCAACCACTGGCTCTAG
- a CDS encoding NAD(P)-dependent malic enzyme — protein MSASHLVIADEDIFEAHAGGKLSVELKSPLDTQRALSIAYTPGVAKVSRAIAADATLAKRYTWANRLVAVVSDGTAVLGLGDIGPSASLPVMEGKSALFKTFAGLDSIPIVLDTKDPDEIVETLIRLRPTFGAVNLEDISAPRCFEIERRVVEALDCPVMHDDQHGTAIVVLAALLGASKVVGREMSSLRVVVSGAGAAGVACANILMASGVSDVTVLDSKGIVHTEREDLNSFKAELAQRTNPLKRTGGLAEALDGADVFLGVSAGVVPEDIIATMAPDCIVFALSNPDPEIHPDVAHKYAAVVATGRSDFPNQINNVLAFPGVFRGALDAGARRITERMKVAAAEAIHGVILDDLEAEHIVPSPLDPRVCPAVAEAVGAAVEEED, from the coding sequence GTGAGTGCATCACATCTGGTGATCGCGGACGAAGATATTTTCGAAGCCCATGCGGGCGGCAAACTGTCGGTGGAGCTGAAGTCGCCGCTGGACACCCAGCGGGCCCTGTCCATCGCCTACACCCCCGGGGTGGCGAAGGTCAGCCGCGCCATCGCGGCCGACGCCACGCTGGCCAAGCGGTACACCTGGGCCAATCGGCTGGTGGCCGTCGTCAGCGACGGCACCGCGGTGCTCGGTCTCGGCGACATCGGACCGTCGGCGTCGCTGCCGGTGATGGAGGGCAAGAGCGCGCTGTTCAAGACGTTCGCGGGCCTGGATTCCATCCCGATCGTCCTGGACACCAAGGATCCCGACGAGATCGTCGAGACCCTGATCCGGCTGCGACCGACCTTCGGCGCGGTCAACCTCGAGGACATCTCCGCCCCGCGCTGTTTCGAGATCGAACGCCGGGTCGTCGAGGCGCTGGACTGCCCCGTCATGCACGACGACCAGCACGGCACCGCCATCGTGGTGCTCGCGGCGCTGCTGGGCGCGTCCAAGGTGGTCGGCCGCGAGATGAGCTCGCTGCGCGTGGTGGTCTCCGGTGCGGGCGCGGCCGGTGTGGCCTGCGCCAACATCCTCATGGCCAGCGGCGTCTCCGACGTCACGGTGCTGGACTCCAAGGGCATCGTGCACACCGAGCGCGAGGACCTCAACAGCTTCAAGGCTGAACTGGCCCAGCGCACCAACCCGCTCAAGCGCACCGGCGGCCTGGCCGAGGCGCTCGACGGCGCCGACGTGTTCCTCGGTGTCTCCGCGGGCGTGGTGCCCGAGGACATCATCGCGACGATGGCGCCCGACTGCATCGTGTTCGCGCTGTCGAACCCGGACCCGGAGATTCACCCCGACGTCGCGCACAAGTACGCCGCCGTCGTCGCCACCGGGCGCAGCGACTTCCCGAACCAGATCAACAACGTGCTGGCCTTCCCCGGCGTGTTCCGCGGGGCCCTGGACGCCGGCGCGCGGCGCATCACCGAGCGGATGAAGGTGGCCGCGGCCGAGGCCATCCACGGCGTGATCCTCGACGATCTCGAGGCCGAGCACATCGTGCCGAGCCCCCTGGACCCGCGGGTGTGCCCCGCGGTGGCCGAGGCCGTCGGCGCGGCGGTCGAAGAGGAGGATTAG
- a CDS encoding glycine betaine ABC transporter substrate-binding protein codes for MVLVAAGCGQRPDDGPVLGVGAQPDPESVLLANLYAAALRYYGTPAEVVELTDPLAGLDSGEVTVVPGYTGRLLRTFAPGIRATGDEQVYKSMVGVLPEGVSAGDYATAAEDKPAVAITEATAAKWDGRDLPALVEHCAQLRPGALRGVVPPTAVGKCELPNSREFADDAALFEALRDDRINLAWTTTADPDAPDDVVVLTDRKPTLIRGQNVVPLYRRNELTARQVLAINEVAGVLDTAALKQMRQRVADGADPRSVADEWLAENPLGR; via the coding sequence GTGGTGCTGGTCGCCGCCGGCTGCGGTCAGCGGCCCGACGACGGCCCCGTCCTGGGCGTCGGCGCCCAGCCGGATCCCGAGTCGGTGCTGCTGGCCAACCTCTACGCGGCCGCGCTGCGCTACTACGGCACCCCGGCCGAGGTGGTCGAGCTGACCGACCCGCTGGCCGGGCTCGACTCCGGCGAGGTGACCGTGGTTCCCGGCTACACCGGACGGCTGCTGCGCACGTTCGCCCCCGGCATCCGGGCCACCGGCGACGAACAGGTCTACAAGTCGATGGTGGGGGTGCTGCCCGAGGGGGTGAGCGCCGGCGATTACGCCACGGCCGCCGAGGACAAGCCGGCCGTCGCGATCACCGAGGCGACCGCCGCGAAGTGGGACGGCCGCGATCTGCCCGCCCTGGTCGAGCACTGCGCGCAGCTGCGTCCCGGGGCGCTGCGGGGCGTGGTGCCGCCGACTGCCGTCGGCAAGTGCGAGCTGCCGAACTCACGTGAATTCGCTGACGATGCAGCGCTTTTCGAGGCGTTGCGCGACGACCGGATCAACCTGGCCTGGACCACGACGGCCGATCCCGACGCGCCGGACGACGTGGTGGTGCTGACCGACCGCAAACCCACGCTGATCCGCGGGCAGAACGTCGTGCCGCTGTACCGGCGCAACGAGCTGACCGCGCGCCAGGTGCTGGCCATCAACGAGGTCGCCGGCGTGCTCGACACCGCGGCGCTCAAGCAGATGCGGCAACGGGTGGCCGACGGGGCGGACCCGCGCAGCGTCGCCGACGAATGGTTGGCGGAGAACCCACTGGGCCGATAG